The following coding sequences are from one Shewanella putrefaciens window:
- a CDS encoding SMI1/KNR4 family protein codes for MTLSVLNSILTPPNFPNDSGIGNVWPSIDEDLSFPSDYIAFINHYGTGRIADFIAIFNPFTKNYDLDFFEQKKTIIEDFNYLNNEDPEYFKYNLYPKINGLLPIGVTDNGDYIFWVVSDLKDSDTWGTAIIASRSPDVEYFDENITSLLSGLLLRKIRSGSLPNSFPPKNIAFEKI; via the coding sequence ATGACCCTATCTGTATTAAATAGCATTTTAACTCCCCCTAACTTCCCTAATGACTCTGGGATTGGTAACGTTTGGCCTTCTATAGATGAAGATCTTAGTTTTCCCAGTGATTACATTGCGTTTATTAATCATTATGGCACAGGAAGAATTGCCGATTTTATTGCGATATTCAATCCATTTACTAAAAATTATGATCTTGATTTTTTTGAGCAGAAGAAAACAATTATTGAGGATTTCAATTACCTTAATAATGAAGACCCAGAGTATTTTAAATATAACCTCTATCCAAAAATTAATGGCCTTTTACCAATAGGCGTAACGGATAATGGTGATTACATATTTTGGGTTGTTTCCGATCTAAAAGACAGTGATACATGGGGCACAGCAATAATCGCATCTAGATCGCCAGATGTAGAATATTTTGATGAAAATATAACCTCTCTATTGTCTGGTTTATTGTTAAGAAAAATCAGATCAGGATCATTACCTAATAGTTTCCCTCCTAAAAATATTGCCTTTGAAAAAATTTAA
- a CDS encoding HNH endonuclease signature motif containing protein yields the protein MKENDMFKLPLKHFFKPSLVVAKENIVNIHFQELLKILRISEKAKNNENLQDGLKFLLVALKKSKFGNSLSVYSLSKGVKTIGFGYAPYKTLFQIRIKEKSYSFRLNGKDIEHEEKWNKIAEEHHFDILFQSSIPLVDLSRGNKDTQKMLTKYLTLVEKLDFAESFLENNSLSIKQNKTQDEDDHEDEDDYEQDDAVQVLRSQQRSPKLQKQLRNKAIKKFDGKCVITNCPIAQCLEAAHIYDYALVLKDANEESQVSKIPKEAYDKHNVLLLSRDFHALFDIQRPLIHLIPIRKGSTKVRVLFDVKKGDRAKFMTIGITEEMLKGVEIDLQSEKSIEYVIRRNSFLANKK from the coding sequence ATGAAAGAGAATGATATGTTCAAGTTGCCACTAAAACATTTTTTTAAGCCTTCATTGGTTGTAGCTAAAGAGAATATTGTAAATATTCACTTTCAGGAGCTTTTAAAAATTCTACGTATTAGTGAGAAAGCAAAAAATAATGAGAATCTCCAAGATGGCCTAAAGTTTCTATTGGTTGCATTGAAAAAAAGTAAGTTTGGAAATTCGCTTAGTGTGTACTCCCTTTCTAAAGGTGTCAAAACCATTGGATTTGGATATGCTCCATATAAAACATTATTTCAAATCCGTATCAAAGAAAAAAGTTACAGTTTTCGCTTGAATGGAAAAGATATAGAGCACGAGGAAAAATGGAATAAAATAGCTGAAGAGCATCATTTTGACATATTGTTTCAGTCAAGTATTCCTCTTGTTGATTTGTCTAGAGGTAATAAAGATACTCAAAAAATGTTGACGAAATATTTAACGCTGGTTGAAAAACTTGATTTTGCAGAATCATTTCTAGAAAACAATTCATTGTCAATAAAACAAAATAAAACACAAGATGAAGACGATCATGAGGATGAAGATGATTATGAGCAAGATGATGCGGTTCAGGTACTGAGGTCGCAGCAAAGGAGTCCAAAACTTCAAAAGCAATTACGGAATAAGGCAATTAAAAAATTTGATGGGAAATGCGTGATAACCAACTGCCCTATTGCTCAATGTCTTGAGGCTGCTCATATTTATGATTATGCACTAGTTTTAAAAGATGCAAATGAAGAGTCACAAGTATCTAAAATACCAAAGGAAGCTTATGATAAACACAATGTATTACTATTAAGTCGTGATTTTCATGCATTATTTGATATTCAGCGTCCTTTAATTCATTTGATTCCAATCAGAAAAGGTTCAACTAAAGTAAGAGTATTATTTGATGTGAAGAAAGGAGATAGAGCGAAATTTATGACAATTGGTATCACAGAAGAAATGCTAAAAGGAGTTGAAATTGATCTCCAATCCGAAAAATCTATTGAGTATGTAATAAGGCGAAATTCATTTTTAGCTAATAAAAAATAA
- a CDS encoding Imm26 family immunity protein has product MRYQEGDIFIIPTEGKFAICQIVFAPKGKFKQVIGFCVLFLQDNKVFKSDDVLRPLPIMDMGKEMKVIFTGNQNVKNGSWEIIGHADLTEDKDELRIFNYSGGLYKGEEEIKRIPVSEYNNYTSMEVYGFELVNSLLANL; this is encoded by the coding sequence ATGAGATATCAAGAAGGTGATATTTTTATTATTCCTACAGAGGGTAAATTTGCCATCTGCCAAATTGTTTTTGCCCCAAAAGGGAAGTTTAAGCAAGTCATAGGTTTCTGCGTCCTATTTCTACAGGATAATAAAGTTTTTAAAAGTGATGACGTACTTCGCCCTCTTCCTATCATGGATATGGGGAAAGAGATGAAAGTTATATTTACTGGGAATCAAAATGTAAAAAATGGTTCTTGGGAGATAATTGGACATGCAGACCTGACCGAAGATAAAGACGAGTTAAGGATCTTTAATTACTCAGGAGGGCTATATAAGGGAGAGGAAGAAATTAAACGAATCCCTGTCTCTGAGTATAATAACTATACCTCAATGGAGGTGTATGGTTTCGAGCTTGTTAATAGCTTATTGGCAAACCTGTAA
- the gcvP gene encoding aminomethyl-transferring glycine dehydrogenase produces MTKQTLTQLEQHDLFLRRHIGPDSSQQQAMLNYVGAESLDDLTAQIVPESIRLSQELSIGDSCGEAEGIAYIRGLAKQNQVFKSYIGMGYYGTQVPNLILRNVLENPGWYTAYTPYQPEIAQGRLEAILNFQQVSMDLTGLDLASASLLDEATAAAEAMALAKRVSKAKKANIFFVADDVFPQTLDVVKTRAECFGFEVVVGPASEAVNHELFGALFQYTNRFGQITDFTELFAELRAKNVIVTVAADIMSLVLLKSPGAMGADVVFGSAQRFGVPMGFGGPHAAFFVARDEHKRSMPGRIIGVSKDARGNRALRMAMQTREQHIRREKANSNICTAQILLANMASFYAVFHGPDGLKTIASRIHRFADILAAGLQAKGVSLVNSTWFDTLSIKGLDVAAVNARALAAEMNLRFDADGTVGVSLDETTLRTDIDALFDVILGAGHGLDVAALDAQIVAQGSQSIPAALVRQDAILSHPTFNRYQSETEMMRYIKRLESKDLALNYSMISLGSCTMKLNAAVEMIPVSWPEFANMHPFCPLDQAKGYTQLIEELSSWLVNVTGYDAVCIQPNSGAQGEYAGLLAIKKYHESRGDAHRNICLIPQSAHGTNPASAQLAGMQVVVTACDKQGNVDLEDLKTKAAEVAENLSCIMITYPSTHGVYEESIREICNIVHQHGGQVYLDGANMNAQVGLTSPGFIGADVSHLNLHKTFAIPHGGGGPGMGPIGVKSHLAPFVAGHVVVKPGRESDNNGAVSAAPYGSAGILPISWMYIKLLGSNGLKKSTQTALLNANYVMKKLSEHYPVLFRGRNDRVAHECIIDLRPIKEASGVTEMDIAKRLNDYGFHAPTMSFPVAGTLMIEPTESESKVELDRFIDAMVSIRAEIAKVESGEWPADNNPLHNAPHTMADIMDPEFDTRPYSREVAVFPSAAVRTNKFWPTVNRIDDVYGDRNLMCSCAPLSDYE; encoded by the coding sequence ATGACCAAGCAAACCCTCACTCAGTTAGAACAGCATGATTTATTCCTACGTCGTCATATCGGCCCTGATAGCAGTCAACAGCAAGCCATGCTGAACTATGTTGGTGCCGAGTCACTGGATGATTTGACCGCGCAAATCGTGCCTGAGTCGATCCGTTTAAGCCAAGAGTTGAGCATTGGTGATTCCTGCGGCGAAGCCGAAGGTATTGCTTACATTCGTGGTTTAGCGAAACAAAATCAAGTCTTCAAAAGCTACATTGGTATGGGTTACTACGGTACCCAAGTCCCGAATTTGATTTTGCGTAACGTCTTAGAAAATCCAGGTTGGTACACGGCTTACACGCCCTATCAGCCAGAGATCGCCCAAGGCCGTTTAGAAGCCATTCTAAACTTCCAACAAGTGTCGATGGATTTAACCGGATTAGATTTGGCTTCAGCGTCACTGCTTGACGAAGCAACTGCTGCGGCCGAAGCGATGGCGCTGGCCAAGCGAGTTTCTAAAGCGAAAAAAGCCAATATCTTCTTCGTTGCCGATGATGTGTTCCCGCAAACCTTAGACGTAGTAAAAACCCGCGCTGAGTGTTTTGGTTTTGAAGTGGTGGTAGGCCCTGCATCTGAGGCCGTTAACCATGAGCTGTTTGGTGCCTTGTTCCAATATACTAACCGTTTCGGTCAAATCACTGACTTCACTGAATTATTCGCCGAATTGCGCGCCAAGAATGTGATTGTAACTGTGGCTGCTGACATCATGTCGTTAGTGTTACTGAAATCACCGGGCGCTATGGGCGCCGATGTGGTATTCGGTAGTGCGCAGCGTTTTGGCGTGCCAATGGGCTTTGGTGGTCCACACGCTGCCTTCTTCGTGGCCCGTGACGAACATAAACGCTCTATGCCTGGCCGTATCATTGGTGTGTCAAAAGACGCCCGTGGTAACCGTGCACTGCGTATGGCGATGCAAACTCGCGAGCAACATATCCGCCGCGAAAAAGCCAACTCAAATATTTGTACTGCACAAATTCTGTTAGCGAACATGGCGTCTTTCTACGCCGTATTCCACGGCCCTGATGGCCTGAAAACTATCGCTTCACGTATTCACCGTTTCGCCGATATTTTAGCGGCCGGTTTACAAGCGAAGGGTGTGAGCTTAGTCAACAGCACTTGGTTCGATACCCTCAGCATCAAAGGCTTAGATGTTGCTGCCGTGAATGCGCGCGCACTGGCCGCTGAAATGAACCTACGTTTTGATGCCGATGGCACTGTGGGCGTGAGCTTAGATGAAACGACACTGCGCACCGATATCGACGCCCTGTTCGATGTAATTTTAGGTGCCGGCCATGGTTTAGATGTTGCCGCGTTAGACGCGCAAATCGTCGCCCAAGGTAGCCAATCGATTCCTGCTGCACTCGTGCGCCAAGATGCGATTTTAAGCCACCCAACCTTTAATCGCTACCAAAGCGAAACCGAGATGATGCGTTATATCAAGCGTCTCGAAAGTAAAGACTTAGCACTGAACTACTCGATGATTTCATTGGGCTCATGCACCATGAAGTTAAACGCAGCGGTTGAAATGATCCCCGTAAGCTGGCCAGAATTTGCCAACATGCACCCCTTCTGCCCACTGGATCAAGCCAAAGGTTACACTCAACTGATCGAAGAACTGTCTTCATGGCTGGTGAATGTAACGGGTTACGATGCCGTGTGTATCCAACCTAACTCTGGCGCTCAAGGTGAATACGCTGGCTTGTTAGCTATCAAGAAATACCATGAGTCACGTGGCGATGCGCACAGAAACATCTGTTTAATCCCGCAATCTGCCCACGGTACTAACCCTGCATCGGCGCAATTAGCCGGTATGCAAGTGGTGGTGACGGCGTGCGATAAGCAAGGTAACGTCGATTTAGAAGATCTGAAGACGAAAGCTGCCGAAGTGGCTGAAAACCTGTCTTGCATCATGATCACTTACCCATCGACCCACGGTGTGTATGAAGAGTCTATCCGCGAAATCTGCAATATAGTGCATCAGCACGGTGGTCAAGTGTACTTAGACGGCGCCAATATGAACGCACAGGTCGGCTTAACCTCTCCAGGCTTTATCGGTGCCGACGTATCACACCTTAACCTGCACAAAACCTTCGCTATTCCACACGGCGGCGGTGGTCCAGGTATGGGCCCAATCGGCGTGAAATCACACTTAGCGCCGTTTGTAGCCGGTCACGTTGTAGTTAAACCGGGCCGCGAAAGCGATAACAACGGTGCAGTATCAGCCGCACCTTACGGTAGCGCTGGCATTCTGCCAATTAGCTGGATGTACATTAAGCTGCTCGGTTCAAACGGTCTTAAAAAATCGACCCAAACCGCGCTGTTAAATGCTAACTATGTGATGAAAAAGCTGTCAGAACACTACCCAGTACTGTTCCGTGGCCGTAACGATCGCGTCGCGCACGAATGTATTATCGACCTGCGTCCAATCAAAGAAGCCTCTGGCGTGACCGAAATGGATATCGCTAAGCGTCTGAACGACTACGGTTTCCACGCGCCAACCATGAGCTTCCCAGTTGCGGGAACCCTGATGATTGAGCCGACGGAATCTGAGTCTAAGGTGGAACTCGATCGTTTCATCGACGCTATGGTGTCAATCCGCGCCGAAATTGCCAAAGTGGAATCGGGCGAATGGCCAGCGGACAACAACCCGCTGCACAACGCACCGCACACTATGGCTGATATTATGGATCCAGAGTTCGATACGCGTCCATACAGCCGCGAAGTGGCCGTGTTCCCAAGTGCCGCAGTACGCACTAACAAGTTCTGGCCAACCGTGAATCGTATTGATGATGTTTACGGCGACCGTAATTTGATGTGTAGTTGTGCACCATTATCAGACTACGAATAA
- the gcvH gene encoding glycine cleavage system protein GcvH: protein MSNIPTELKYASSHEWIRKEEDGSYTVGITEHAQELLGDMVFVELPEVGDTVTAGDDCAVAESVKAASDIYAPISGEVIAVNEALEDSPELVNSDAYGEGWFFRVMPSDETEVDALLDAEGYQAVIDEE from the coding sequence ATGAGCAATATTCCGACAGAACTGAAATACGCCTCTTCACACGAATGGATCCGCAAGGAAGAAGACGGTAGCTACACAGTTGGTATCACTGAGCACGCCCAAGAGCTGTTAGGTGATATGGTTTTCGTTGAACTCCCAGAAGTGGGCGACACTGTGACGGCGGGTGATGACTGTGCCGTAGCTGAATCAGTAAAAGCGGCGTCTGACATTTATGCCCCCATTTCTGGCGAAGTGATTGCCGTGAACGAAGCGCTGGAAGATTCTCCAGAACTCGTTAACAGCGACGCTTACGGCGAAGGCTGGTTCTTCCGCGTAATGCCTTCTGATGAAACAGAAGTTGACGCACTGCTCGATGCAGAAGGTTACCAAGCTGTTATCGACGAAGAATAA
- the gcvT gene encoding glycine cleavage system aminomethyltransferase GcvT, whose amino-acid sequence MANKTILFNKHLESNAKMVDFHGWDMPLNYGSQIEEHHAVRQDAGMFDVSHMTVVDVTGTDACAFLRKLLANDVARLKVPGKALYSGMLDENAGIIDDLITYYLTDTFYRVVVNSATREKDLAWIAKQSQGFDITVTERPELAMIAVQGPNAKAKAAAVFSADQNAAIEGMKPFFGKQAGSLFIATTGYTGEAGYEIIVPEDEAQALWQALLDQGVKPCGLGARDTLRLEAGMNLYGLDMDETINPLAANMGWTIAWEPTDRDFIGRKALEALRDAGTDKLVGLVMEEKGVLRHDMPVFFTDAAGVEHQGVITSGTFSPTLGYSIAMARVPNQIGDTAEVEMRKKRVAVRVVAPNFVRNGKQAF is encoded by the coding sequence ATGGCTAATAAAACTATTCTGTTTAACAAGCACTTAGAATCAAACGCTAAGATGGTCGACTTCCACGGTTGGGATATGCCCCTCAACTATGGTTCCCAAATCGAAGAACACCACGCAGTACGCCAAGATGCAGGTATGTTCGACGTTTCCCACATGACTGTGGTTGATGTAACCGGAACCGACGCGTGTGCATTCCTGCGTAAGTTGCTCGCAAACGATGTGGCTAGACTTAAAGTGCCAGGTAAAGCCTTATACAGTGGCATGTTAGATGAAAATGCCGGCATCATCGACGACCTTATTACGTACTACCTCACCGACACTTTCTACCGCGTTGTCGTCAACAGCGCGACCCGCGAAAAAGATTTAGCGTGGATCGCCAAGCAATCCCAAGGTTTTGATATCACTGTGACTGAGCGCCCTGAACTGGCGATGATCGCTGTTCAAGGCCCGAATGCAAAAGCCAAAGCCGCCGCCGTATTCAGCGCAGACCAAAACGCCGCCATCGAAGGTATGAAGCCATTCTTCGGTAAGCAAGCTGGCTCACTATTTATTGCGACCACAGGTTACACAGGTGAAGCGGGCTACGAGATTATCGTCCCAGAAGATGAAGCCCAAGCCTTGTGGCAAGCATTGTTGGATCAAGGGGTTAAACCTTGTGGTTTAGGCGCTCGCGATACATTACGTCTCGAAGCCGGTATGAACCTCTACGGCCTAGATATGGACGAAACCATCAACCCATTGGCCGCCAACATGGGCTGGACCATCGCATGGGAACCAACCGACCGTGACTTTATCGGCCGCAAGGCGCTTGAAGCCCTGCGCGATGCCGGAACCGACAAATTAGTCGGTCTAGTGATGGAAGAAAAGGGCGTGTTACGCCATGATATGCCAGTATTTTTCACCGATGCAGCGGGTGTTGAGCACCAAGGCGTGATCACCAGCGGGACTTTCTCGCCAACATTGGGCTATTCTATTGCGATGGCGCGTGTTCCTAACCAGATTGGGGATACGGCAGAAGTCGAAATGCGTAAAAAACGTGTGGCTGTTAGAGTTGTGGCGCCAAACTTTGTGCGCAACGGTAAACAAGCATTTTAA
- a CDS encoding FAD-dependent monooxygenase — protein MLSSQAYDIAIVGGGMVGLATAIGLAQADLNVVVIDAGHTQAVVGEPRLRVSAINKASQRLLEHLGAWTYLDTNRATPYQKMAVWDKDGFGKIAFDASSISEPSLGAIIENDAISFALAKRASEFDNITHIQNHRLERIAFGDREAWLTLADSADSEIESVSAALVIAADGANSWVREQCKIPLTFWDYGHHAIVATIRTELPHLATARQVFLQDGPLAFLPLYEDNLCSIVWSVPPERATELLAMDKVQFERSLTAAFDGRLGICKLESERQAFPLRMRYARHFARHRLLLAGDAAHTIHPLAGQGVNLGFLDAASIIEVVSELHTAGKDIGDYAHLRALERWRKADAMEMIAAMEGFKRLFEGSNPVKKAIRDLGLNLVDNVAGLKTVFMQQAMGNKSSLPKLCR, from the coding sequence ATGTTAAGTTCACAAGCCTATGACATTGCCATTGTGGGTGGCGGCATGGTGGGACTCGCCACCGCGATTGGATTGGCGCAGGCCGATTTAAATGTCGTCGTTATTGATGCGGGCCATACACAGGCCGTTGTCGGCGAACCGCGTTTGCGGGTGAGTGCCATCAATAAGGCGAGTCAACGCTTATTGGAACACTTAGGTGCGTGGACATACTTAGATACAAACCGTGCCACGCCTTATCAAAAAATGGCGGTGTGGGATAAAGACGGTTTTGGCAAAATTGCCTTCGATGCCAGTAGTATCAGTGAGCCTAGCCTCGGCGCGATTATCGAAAACGACGCCATTAGCTTTGCCCTCGCCAAACGTGCCAGTGAGTTTGACAATATTACCCATATCCAAAACCACCGCCTCGAGCGCATTGCCTTTGGTGATCGTGAGGCTTGGTTGACCTTAGCCGATAGCGCCGATTCTGAAATCGAAAGTGTTAGTGCAGCCTTGGTGATCGCCGCCGATGGCGCCAACTCTTGGGTACGTGAGCAGTGCAAGATCCCATTGACGTTTTGGGATTATGGTCATCACGCGATTGTTGCAACTATCCGTACGGAATTACCGCACCTTGCCACCGCCCGCCAAGTGTTTTTACAGGACGGCCCTTTGGCATTTTTACCTTTGTATGAAGACAATCTCTGCTCCATCGTCTGGTCGGTACCGCCCGAGCGCGCCACTGAATTACTGGCGATGGACAAAGTGCAATTTGAGCGTAGCTTAACCGCCGCCTTCGATGGCCGCCTCGGGATTTGCAAGCTTGAAAGTGAGCGCCAAGCCTTCCCATTGCGAATGCGCTACGCCCGCCATTTTGCCCGTCACCGCCTGTTATTAGCAGGCGATGCGGCTCATACGATTCATCCGCTGGCTGGCCAAGGGGTTAACCTCGGCTTTTTAGATGCGGCGAGTATTATCGAAGTGGTCAGTGAGCTACATACAGCAGGTAAGGATATTGGGGACTATGCACACTTGCGTGCGTTAGAGCGTTGGCGCAAGGCCGATGCGATGGAGATGATTGCGGCGATGGAAGGCTTTAAACGCCTATTCGAAGGTTCAAATCCGGTCAAAAAGGCCATTCGCGATTTGGGATTAAACCTAGTTGATAATGTCGCTGGGCTGAAAACAGTGTTCATGCAACAGGCCATGGGCAATAAGTCGTCGCTGCCTAAGTTATGTCGTTAG
- the ubiH gene encoding 2-octaprenyl-6-methoxyphenyl hydroxylase produces the protein MTVTNHMDTSVQNVDIAIVGGAMAGAILALALARLSHTTAPLSVALVEAHLPDKQHPGFDARSIAIAHGSVFELSRLGLWQKLAHLGTAIENIHVSDRGHFGMTELNAAQFHLDALGQVVELERVGQVLFNELHKSEVKLYCPAKLDQVEAAVEGHTLVLDTGERIHAKLVVAADGLQSKVRSSFNLPITQVAFEQTAIIANIQTADLPTNRPQKHWAYERFTETGPLALLPMGDSQGQPRLSLVWALDNARAKQMQTVPKAEFLAALQQAFGYRAGTFIDVSARHAYPLNLSYMPRPIHHRCVFIGNAAQTLHPIAGQGFNLGLRDVVSLLEVVKSALAQGEDIGSAAVTHAYLHAREDDRNTTIRNIEFLVRGFSNQYWPLALGRNLGLRLLSWFPPLKTPVAQKAMGWK, from the coding sequence ATGACGGTAACGAATCACATGGATACTTCAGTTCAAAACGTCGACATCGCGATTGTAGGCGGTGCCATGGCGGGGGCAATCTTGGCGTTGGCACTCGCGCGCCTTTCCCACACAACAGCCCCACTTTCTGTTGCCTTAGTTGAGGCACACCTTCCCGATAAGCAACACCCCGGATTCGATGCCCGCTCTATTGCCATTGCCCATGGTTCTGTCTTTGAATTATCCCGCTTAGGTTTATGGCAAAAGCTCGCCCATTTGGGCACGGCGATTGAAAATATCCATGTGTCGGATCGCGGCCATTTTGGTATGACAGAGTTAAATGCGGCACAGTTTCATTTAGATGCCCTAGGCCAAGTAGTCGAGCTTGAACGTGTCGGCCAAGTGCTGTTTAACGAGTTACATAAGAGCGAGGTTAAACTTTACTGCCCCGCTAAGCTTGACCAAGTAGAAGCCGCAGTCGAAGGTCACACCTTAGTGCTTGATACGGGCGAGCGCATTCACGCCAAACTTGTGGTCGCCGCCGATGGTTTACAATCTAAAGTGCGCAGCAGTTTTAATCTGCCCATTACCCAAGTGGCGTTCGAGCAAACTGCGATTATTGCCAATATTCAAACCGCTGATTTGCCAACCAATAGGCCTCAAAAACATTGGGCCTACGAGCGTTTTACCGAGACAGGTCCCTTAGCACTGCTACCTATGGGCGATAGCCAAGGCCAACCGCGTTTATCCCTCGTATGGGCCCTCGATAATGCGCGGGCTAAGCAGATGCAAACCGTGCCTAAGGCCGAATTTTTAGCGGCGCTGCAACAGGCCTTTGGTTATCGTGCGGGCACGTTTATCGATGTTAGCGCGCGCCATGCGTATCCGCTTAATTTGTCTTATATGCCAAGGCCAATCCACCATAGATGTGTGTTTATCGGCAATGCGGCGCAGACGCTGCATCCGATTGCAGGGCAAGGCTTTAACTTAGGGCTAAGGGATGTAGTCAGCTTGCTTGAGGTAGTCAAATCGGCGCTAGCACAGGGGGAGGATATCGGCTCTGCCGCTGTGACCCATGCGTACCTTCATGCCCGCGAGGACGACAGAAATACCACTATCCGTAATATCGAATTTTTAGTTCGTGGCTTCTCCAACCAATACTGGCCCTTGGCCCTTGGGCGTAATTTAGGATTACGGCTCTTGTCTTGGTTTCCGCCACTCAAAACCCCCGTCGCTCAAAAAGCGATGGGTTGGAAATAA
- a CDS encoding UPF0149 family protein: MATPPSLRIESLKIALDAAEIGQHPVEVHGALVGLICGGVEQTGDMWIKPLFDLMNDGQPLPAQLHQLVCELFQDSVARLVDFEFGFTPLLPEEEEPLSKRVEALSLWAQSFLTGIAIIQPKLNQASVEVREVIKDLAEIAQVEFDVVDDEESETAYIELLEFVRIAAIMCYSEFGPEIPHGEDDDTAVVH; the protein is encoded by the coding sequence ATGGCTACCCCTCCTTCGTTACGCATTGAGAGCTTAAAAATAGCCTTAGATGCGGCTGAAATTGGTCAGCATCCCGTGGAAGTTCACGGTGCCCTCGTGGGTTTAATCTGCGGTGGCGTAGAGCAAACCGGCGATATGTGGATTAAGCCCTTATTCGACTTGATGAACGATGGTCAACCACTGCCTGCGCAGTTACATCAATTAGTGTGTGAGTTATTCCAAGATTCGGTTGCGCGTTTAGTGGACTTTGAATTTGGTTTTACTCCTTTACTACCCGAAGAGGAAGAGCCGCTCAGTAAACGTGTAGAGGCGCTGTCCCTTTGGGCACAAAGTTTCTTAACGGGTATTGCTATTATTCAGCCAAAACTCAATCAGGCCTCAGTTGAAGTGCGTGAAGTGATTAAGGATTTAGCCGAAATAGCCCAAGTAGAATTTGATGTCGTTGATGATGAAGAGTCTGAAACTGCCTATATCGAGTTGCTGGAGTTTGTGCGAATCGCCGCCATTATGTGTTATTCGGAATTCGGCCCAGAGATCCCGCACGGTGAGGATGACGACACCGCTGTTGTTCACTAA
- a CDS encoding cell division protein ZapA: MSNSAVEITLLGRTYSIACPKGQEDALRIVATGVEQQLTSLKNRTNSLSREEIAIMAALNIGHELFQEKQKNKDYMKQMDDRISLLQSTLENALVERSTK, translated from the coding sequence ATGAGTAATAGTGCAGTTGAAATCACCCTGCTTGGGCGCACCTACTCTATCGCTTGTCCTAAAGGGCAAGAGGATGCCTTGCGTATAGTGGCAACTGGGGTTGAGCAACAGCTTACCTCTCTGAAAAATCGCACTAATAGTTTAAGCCGTGAAGAAATTGCTATTATGGCGGCGCTGAATATTGGACACGAGTTGTTCCAAGAAAAGCAAAAAAATAAAGATTATATGAAACAAATGGATGACCGCATTAGTCTGTTGCAGTCAACCCTCGAGAATGCCTTAGTTGAGCGTTCAACTAAATAG
- a CDS encoding 5-formyltetrahydrofolate cyclo-ligase, producing MSTSAKLSYFSVQNKTAHLADDAAIHLKASRNQLRKTIRAARNALSATEQNQASLCASQKMLDELQAKKAQHVALYLTHDGELATPPLIHALWQLGINTYLPRLHPFNAGQLLFLHYTADTLMQPNQFGILEPKLDVRAIIPVTALDVVITPLVAFDLMGNRMGMGGGYYDRTLANWQLKGKPLPMGYAHDCQQVASLPCEHWDVPLPIIITPSRVLTF from the coding sequence ATGTCTACATCAGCCAAACTTTCTTATTTCAGCGTCCAAAACAAAACGGCACACCTTGCCGATGATGCTGCAATCCATTTAAAAGCAAGCCGCAATCAGTTACGCAAAACTATCCGAGCAGCCCGTAATGCCCTGTCCGCAACAGAGCAAAACCAAGCAAGCCTCTGTGCCAGCCAGAAAATGCTCGATGAATTGCAGGCTAAAAAAGCACAGCATGTGGCCTTGTATTTAACTCACGATGGCGAACTTGCTACACCACCGTTGATCCATGCACTATGGCAATTGGGCATAAACACCTATCTCCCAAGGCTGCATCCCTTTAATGCCGGACAATTGTTATTCTTGCATTACACCGCAGATACCCTGATGCAACCCAATCAATTCGGCATCTTAGAACCTAAGTTAGATGTGCGCGCCATTATCCCCGTGACAGCGCTAGATGTGGTTATCACGCCCTTAGTGGCTTTTGATTTAATGGGAAATCGTATGGGCATGGGCGGCGGCTATTACGATAGGACGCTGGCAAACTGGCAGCTTAAAGGTAAACCTTTGCCTATGGGTTACGCCCATGATTGTCAGCAAGTTGCGAGTTTGCCCTGCGAGCATTGGGATGTACCTTTACCTATTATCATCACCCCAAGTCGCGTGCTGACGTTTTAA